Proteins co-encoded in one Thermodesulfobacteriota bacterium genomic window:
- a CDS encoding MFS transporter: MEPVLQGAFASTFQALRHRNFRLWFFGQLTSLVGTWMQSIAQNWLVYELTGSAADLGLVNFVGAVPMFLLTLYAGAIADRFEKRRVVFWCQAAMMLLAFLLALLSWSGAVRFWHVLLLAFLLGSAMAIDTPARQAFAVELVGKEDLGNAIALNSGIFHGARVLGPAAAGILVATSGVAGAFFLNGLSFLAVLLALFLMDVSLIRRTGAAGESGRDQLAGVKFLRENRVPRAVVLLVSVSALIAMPYYVLVPIFAKEILGGSAGTYGVLMSAAGAGSVAGSLFSATPFVGKRKGRAMMTAALVFPALLAGFAFCRSYWPSILLFAAVGFSYVVQNAPANAILQELVPDHLRGRVMALYVSLLLGLMRVGSLLIGWLAELTSTPAALASVGVAGVAAALWIRRRYPELTEGDTHGPSP, encoded by the coding sequence GTGGAACCGGTTCTCCAAGGCGCCTTCGCCTCCACGTTCCAGGCGCTGCGCCACCGGAATTTCCGCCTCTGGTTCTTCGGCCAGCTCACGTCGCTCGTGGGCACCTGGATGCAGTCCATCGCGCAGAACTGGCTGGTCTACGAGCTGACGGGCTCCGCGGCCGACCTGGGGCTGGTCAACTTCGTCGGCGCCGTGCCGATGTTCCTGCTGACCCTCTATGCCGGCGCGATCGCCGACCGCTTCGAGAAGCGCCGCGTCGTCTTCTGGTGCCAGGCCGCGATGATGCTGCTCGCCTTCCTCCTCGCCCTCCTGAGCTGGAGCGGCGCCGTGCGCTTCTGGCACGTCCTCCTGCTCGCGTTCCTCTTGGGGAGCGCGATGGCGATCGACACGCCGGCGCGGCAGGCTTTCGCGGTGGAGCTGGTGGGGAAGGAGGACCTGGGCAACGCGATCGCGCTGAACTCCGGCATCTTCCACGGGGCGCGCGTCCTGGGCCCGGCGGCCGCCGGGATCCTCGTGGCGACCTCGGGCGTGGCGGGCGCCTTCTTCCTGAACGGCCTGAGCTTCCTCGCCGTGCTCCTCGCCCTCTTCCTGATGGACGTCTCGCTGATCCGGCGGACGGGCGCCGCGGGCGAATCCGGGAGGGACCAGCTCGCCGGGGTGAAGTTCCTGCGGGAAAACCGGGTCCCGCGCGCCGTCGTCCTGCTGGTCTCCGTCTCCGCGCTGATCGCCATGCCCTATTACGTTCTCGTACCCATCTTCGCCAAGGAGATCCTCGGCGGGAGCGCGGGGACGTACGGTGTCCTCATGTCGGCGGCCGGGGCGGGGTCGGTCGCCGGCTCCCTGTTTTCCGCCACCCCCTTCGTGGGGAAGCGCAAGGGGCGGGCGATGATGACGGCGGCCCTGGTCTTCCCCGCCCTGCTGGCGGGCTTCGCCTTCTGCAGGAGCTACTGGCCCTCCATCCTGCTGTTCGCCGCCGTGGGTTTCTCCTACGTGGTGCAGAACGCCCCGGCGAACGCCATCCTGCAGGAGCTCGTGCCGGACCATCTCCGGGGCCGCGTGATGGCGCTGTACGTTTCCCTTCTGCTGGGGCTGATGCGGGTCGGGAGCCTGCTGATCGGATGGCTGGCCGAGCTGACCTCGACGCCCGCCGCGCTCGCGTCGGTCGGTGTCGCCGGGGTTGCCGCCGCCCTCTGGATCCGCCGACGGTACCCGGAGCTGACGGAGGGGGACACACATGGCCCTTCGCCATGA
- the glgB gene encoding 1,4-alpha-glucan branching protein GlgB — protein sequence MKPTLRGRDIDLLVGARHWDPFSVLGPHLAGGKGGKFVSIRSIQPRAQSVSVLRDAEGAATRTEMARIHPDGVFEAQFPGEAKIFPYRLEFVDGDGFRWERHDPYAFGLILSDFDIHLLAEGTHLDQYEKLGSHPAIRDGVAGTVFAVWAPNAERVSVVCNANHWDGRVHPMRNRGASGIWEIFLPGVGEEEVYKYEIRARDGGGILLKTDPFAFRCERPPRTGSIVCSVDGYAWEDAEWMARRARRNPLDGPLSVYEVHLGSWKRNGEGRYLSYRELADELVPYVLEMGYTHIELLPVAEHPFDGSWGYQVLGYFAPTSRFGRPEDFMEFVDRFHRAGIGVILDWVPAHFPRDAHGLALFDGTHLYEHADPRLGEHRDWGTLIFNFGRREVANFLLSNALFWLDKYHIDGLRVDAVASMLYLDYSRRPGEWIPNAFGGRENLEAIAFLKRMNEEVHGRHPGAVTIAEESTAWPAVSRPVYLGGLGFTLKWNMGWMHDMLEFFRKDPIHRKFHFGDLTFALLYAFHENFVLPFSHDEVVHMKRSLLDKMPGDLWRKFANLRLLYAYMYAHPGKKLLFMGGEFGQWDEWDHDRSLQWDLLQWDTHRGVQRFVRDLNRLYREAGALHEGDFRPEGFEWIDFRDVDNCVVSFLRRGADPGDCMVCAFNFTPVPREAYRLGVPFPGRYTEALNSDAASYGGSNMGNGGSVVAEEIPWMGRPYSVSLVLPPLGAIFLSPGR from the coding sequence ATGAAGCCCACCCTCCGAGGCCGCGACATCGATCTCCTTGTCGGCGCGCGCCACTGGGACCCGTTTTCGGTGCTGGGTCCCCACCTCGCCGGCGGCAAGGGGGGGAAGTTCGTATCCATCCGGTCGATCCAGCCGCGGGCGCAAAGCGTCTCCGTCCTGCGCGATGCGGAGGGCGCCGCGACGCGGACGGAGATGGCCCGCATCCATCCCGACGGCGTGTTCGAGGCGCAGTTCCCCGGAGAGGCGAAGATCTTCCCTTACCGCCTCGAGTTCGTCGACGGGGACGGCTTCCGGTGGGAGCGGCACGACCCGTACGCCTTCGGCCTGATCCTTTCCGATTTCGACATCCACCTGCTGGCGGAGGGGACCCACCTCGACCAGTACGAGAAGCTGGGGAGCCATCCGGCGATCCGGGACGGCGTCGCCGGGACCGTCTTCGCGGTGTGGGCGCCCAACGCGGAGCGCGTGTCGGTGGTCTGCAACGCCAACCACTGGGACGGACGAGTGCACCCGATGCGCAACCGCGGGGCGTCTGGGATCTGGGAGATCTTCCTTCCCGGCGTGGGGGAGGAGGAGGTCTACAAGTACGAGATCCGCGCCCGGGACGGCGGCGGGATCCTTCTCAAGACGGATCCCTTCGCGTTTCGCTGCGAGCGGCCGCCCCGCACGGGGTCGATCGTCTGCTCCGTCGACGGGTACGCGTGGGAGGACGCGGAATGGATGGCGCGGCGTGCGCGCCGCAACCCGCTCGACGGCCCGCTCTCCGTCTACGAGGTCCACCTGGGGTCCTGGAAACGGAACGGGGAAGGGCGATATCTCTCCTACCGGGAGCTCGCGGACGAGCTGGTGCCGTACGTCCTGGAGATGGGATACACGCACATCGAGCTGCTGCCGGTCGCCGAGCACCCCTTCGACGGCTCGTGGGGATACCAGGTGCTCGGGTACTTCGCCCCCACCTCCCGCTTCGGCCGGCCCGAAGATTTCATGGAATTCGTCGACCGGTTCCACCGGGCGGGGATCGGCGTGATCCTCGACTGGGTCCCCGCGCACTTCCCGCGCGACGCCCACGGGCTCGCCCTCTTCGACGGGACGCACCTGTATGAACACGCGGACCCGAGGCTGGGCGAGCACCGGGACTGGGGCACCCTCATCTTCAACTTCGGGCGGCGCGAGGTGGCGAACTTCCTGCTGTCGAACGCCCTGTTCTGGCTCGACAAGTACCACATCGACGGGCTTCGGGTCGACGCGGTGGCGTCGATGCTCTACCTCGACTACTCGCGCAGGCCCGGCGAGTGGATCCCGAACGCCTTCGGGGGGAGGGAGAACCTCGAGGCGATCGCTTTCCTCAAGCGGATGAACGAGGAGGTGCACGGCCGGCACCCCGGCGCCGTCACGATCGCCGAGGAGTCCACAGCGTGGCCCGCGGTCTCCCGCCCCGTGTACCTCGGCGGGCTGGGGTTCACCCTGAAATGGAACATGGGGTGGATGCACGACATGCTGGAGTTCTTCCGGAAGGACCCCATTCACCGGAAGTTCCATTTCGGAGACCTCACCTTCGCGCTGCTGTACGCTTTCCACGAGAACTTCGTCCTCCCCTTCTCCCACGACGAAGTCGTGCACATGAAGCGCTCGCTGCTCGACAAGATGCCGGGCGACCTGTGGCGGAAGTTCGCCAACCTCCGCCTGCTCTACGCCTACATGTACGCGCACCCCGGGAAGAAGCTGCTGTTCATGGGGGGGGAGTTCGGGCAGTGGGACGAGTGGGACCACGACCGCTCCCTGCAGTGGGACCTCCTGCAATGGGACACCCACCGCGGCGTGCAGCGGTTCGTCCGCGACCTGAACCGCCTTTACCGGGAGGCCGGCGCGCTCCACGAGGGAGATTTCCGCCCCGAGGGATTCGAGTGGATCGATTTCCGGGACGTGGACAACTGCGTCGTCTCCTTCCTGCGGAGGGGCGCGGACCCGGGAGACTGCATGGTCTGCGCCTTCAACTTCACTCCCGTGCCCCGGGAAGCGTACCGCCTCGGGGTCCCGTTCCCCGGCCGTTACACGGAGGCATTGAACAGCGACGCCGCCTCCTACGGAGGGAGCAACATGGGAAACGGCGGCTCGGTCGTCGCGGAGGAGATTCCGTGGATGGGGCGCCCGTATTCCGTTTCGCTCGTACTTCCCCCCCTCGGAGCGATCTTCCTTTCTCCCGGGCGCTGA
- a CDS encoding glycine zipper domain-containing protein — protein sequence MRKTVCLAMIALLLLPVLQGCATTGNGMQERRNTVVGAGAGAVGGAVIGGIVGGKRGAVVGGLLGGLTGGILGSYKDQKEKGLAETKLAHADYDAAKGSRVRIEQVRSTPPNVRAGDTVEIQMTYAILTPREDVMVPIRETREILFEGSRVGEASIDIEREGGTWRSVVPITLPRNARPGSYRVVVTVDTRSGGKDSEEITFRVR from the coding sequence ATGCGCAAGACCGTCTGCCTCGCAATGATCGCCCTCCTGCTGCTCCCCGTCCTCCAGGGGTGCGCCACGACGGGCAACGGGATGCAGGAGCGCCGGAACACCGTCGTGGGCGCGGGGGCGGGCGCCGTCGGGGGGGCGGTCATCGGAGGAATCGTCGGCGGGAAGCGCGGCGCGGTGGTCGGCGGGCTGCTGGGCGGCTTGACCGGCGGCATCCTCGGCAGCTACAAGGACCAGAAGGAGAAGGGGCTCGCGGAGACGAAGCTGGCCCACGCGGATTATGACGCGGCGAAGGGATCCCGGGTGCGGATCGAGCAGGTCCGTTCCACCCCGCCCAACGTCCGTGCCGGGGACACCGTCGAGATCCAGATGACGTACGCCATCCTGACCCCGCGGGAAGACGTCATGGTTCCCATCCGGGAAACCCGCGAGATCCTGTTCGAAGGCTCCCGCGTGGGGGAGGCGTCGATCGACATCGAGCGCGAGGGCGGCACGTGGCGCTCCGTCGTCCCGATCACCCTGCCCCGCAACGCCCGCCCGGGCAGCTATCGCGTCGTCGTGACCGTCGATACGCGCAGCGGCGGTAAGGATTCCGAAGAGATCACGTTCCGGGTCCGTTGA
- a CDS encoding MBL fold metallo-hydrolase codes for MDFHVTPLRSGSSGNLTLVSHAGTILLVDAGLPSQRGLSAALSEAGYGWDDVDGVLVSHLHSDHINESAVACCARHEIPIHMHQGNLDGFARKVLPRSPARGPVLPFRDGETFCIGGIAVRSFRVPHDARGVTCGFSFTTAAAERDVRVTMATDLGRNENGLFEQFVDSDLILIEANYDEEMLYRSRRHDRARVGSGVGHFSNVQAGKFLVRVLQESRKTPSAVILCHLSLDHNTPDLARGTVREILSAHRFDGIPVHAARRDGPLRKFSV; via the coding sequence TTGGATTTTCACGTAACGCCGCTGCGAAGCGGCTCCTCCGGAAACCTCACGCTCGTCTCCCACGCGGGGACGATCCTGCTGGTCGACGCAGGCCTCCCCTCCCAGCGGGGGCTCTCGGCGGCGCTCTCGGAGGCGGGATACGGATGGGACGACGTGGACGGCGTCCTGGTATCGCACCTGCACAGCGACCACATCAACGAGTCCGCCGTCGCCTGCTGCGCGCGGCACGAGATTCCGATCCACATGCACCAGGGCAACCTCGACGGCTTCGCCCGGAAGGTCCTCCCCCGGTCGCCCGCGCGGGGGCCGGTCCTGCCGTTCCGGGACGGCGAGACGTTCTGCATCGGGGGGATCGCGGTCCGGTCGTTCCGGGTCCCCCATGATGCGCGGGGAGTCACGTGCGGGTTCTCCTTCACGACCGCCGCCGCGGAGCGCGACGTCCGCGTGACGATGGCCACCGACCTGGGCCGGAACGAGAACGGCCTGTTCGAGCAGTTCGTCGACAGCGACCTGATCCTGATCGAGGCGAACTACGACGAGGAGATGCTGTACCGGAGCCGGCGGCACGACCGGGCGCGGGTGGGTTCGGGCGTGGGGCATTTCTCCAACGTCCAGGCGGGGAAATTCCTGGTGCGGGTCCTCCAGGAAAGCCGGAAGACCCCCTCGGCCGTCATCCTGTGCCACCTGAGCCTCGACCACAACACTCCCGACCTTGCGCGCGGCACGGTCCGGGAGATCCTGTCCGCCCACCGGTTCGACGGGATCCCCGTCCACGCGGCCCGGCGGGACGGACCGCTGCGGAAATTCAGCGTTTGA
- a CDS encoding cytochrome P460 family protein, translating to MRRILTIALGLAAASGILNVSLSPANAADPPAAPTGVTVPKGYRDWAVVAPSQRDDKDEIRVILGNGIAMKAYRAKTLPFPDGAVLAKLAWKRVKSSEFPDTLVPKNPQRIEFMVKDAKKYASTGGWGFGRFVDGKPAGEADHSTCFPCHQANVKGHDIVFTRYAP from the coding sequence ATGCGCCGAATCCTCACGATCGCCTTAGGTCTGGCCGCCGCATCGGGAATCCTGAACGTCTCCCTGTCCCCCGCGAACGCGGCGGATCCCCCCGCCGCCCCCACCGGCGTGACCGTTCCGAAAGGATACCGGGACTGGGCGGTCGTCGCCCCCTCCCAGCGCGACGATAAGGACGAGATCCGCGTCATCCTGGGCAACGGCATCGCGATGAAGGCATACCGCGCGAAGACGCTGCCCTTCCCGGACGGGGCGGTCCTGGCGAAGCTGGCGTGGAAGCGCGTCAAGTCGAGTGAGTTCCCCGACACGCTTGTGCCGAAAAACCCGCAGCGGATCGAGTTCATGGTGAAGGACGCGAAGAAGTACGCCTCCACCGGAGGGTGGGGGTTCGGGCGCTTCGTCGACGGCAAGCCCGCCGGGGAGGCGGATCACTCGACCTGTTTCCCGTGCCACCAGGCAAACGTGAAGGGGCACGATATCGTCTTCACGCGATACGCACCTTGA
- a CDS encoding nitronate monooxygenase family protein: MKLPELKIGRFTARIPIVQGGMSVRVSTSSLAAAVAECGGIGTIGGSGIPIDELQEDIRKAKRMTRGVIAVNIMYAIRHFAEVVKASIEAGVDMIVTGAGFSRDVFKVGKDHDVPIVSIVSSPEFGKLAERLGAAAIVVEAKEAGGHLGTDRPLREIFPEVRKVVKKVPLIAAGGITDGFDIAEMIGKFGADAVQMATRFVLTKECDVAEGFKQAYLNARKEDIVILDSPVGMPGRGIRNRFLDRYFRGENVYPGECRKGCLKSCSHKFCIVDRLVMSRDGDVEEGLVFSGENVWKIKDIPSVKDLIDRLVAEAESVYMPRSATAGL, from the coding sequence GTGAAGCTTCCTGAATTGAAAATCGGCAGGTTCACCGCGAGGATCCCGATCGTCCAGGGCGGGATGTCGGTGCGCGTTTCCACGTCGTCGCTCGCGGCCGCGGTGGCGGAGTGCGGTGGGATCGGGACGATCGGCGGGTCGGGGATCCCGATCGACGAGCTGCAGGAGGACATCCGCAAGGCGAAGCGGATGACCCGCGGCGTGATCGCCGTGAACATCATGTATGCCATCCGGCATTTCGCCGAGGTCGTCAAGGCGTCCATCGAGGCGGGCGTGGACATGATCGTCACCGGCGCCGGCTTCTCCCGCGACGTCTTCAAGGTGGGAAAGGATCACGACGTCCCCATCGTCTCCATCGTGTCGTCCCCGGAGTTCGGGAAACTGGCGGAACGGCTGGGCGCGGCCGCCATCGTCGTGGAGGCGAAGGAGGCGGGCGGACACCTCGGCACGGACCGGCCGCTGCGCGAGATCTTCCCCGAGGTGCGCAAGGTGGTCAAGAAGGTCCCGCTGATCGCGGCGGGCGGGATCACCGACGGCTTCGACATCGCCGAGATGATCGGGAAATTCGGCGCGGACGCCGTGCAGATGGCGACGCGCTTCGTGCTCACGAAGGAGTGCGACGTGGCGGAAGGCTTCAAGCAGGCCTACCTGAACGCGCGCAAGGAAGACATCGTGATCCTCGACTCTCCGGTGGGGATGCCGGGGCGGGGGATCCGCAACCGCTTCCTCGACCGGTACTTCCGCGGGGAGAACGTTTACCCCGGGGAGTGCCGCAAGGGATGCCTGAAAAGCTGCTCCCACAAGTTCTGCATCGTGGATCGCCTCGTGATGTCCCGCGACGGCGATGTGGAGGAAGGGCTGGTGTTTTCCGGGGAGAACGTCTGGAAAATAAAAGATATCCCCAGCGTGAAGGATCTGATCGACCGCCTCGTCGCCGAGGCGGAGAGCGTCTACATGCCCCGGTCCGCGACCGCCGGCTTGTGA
- a CDS encoding MFS transporter — translation MDNNQKIPPELTAACGISLVLYLGSYMRIPLVPLLAGRLGASTSEVGWIGAASMFAAAFLSFPLGLMSDRIGRRLLILSGVAVSCMTSVLLPAARAPLHIGLIYLFSGVGLACFSPAMMSHVADIVPARFLGRAYGWYTAAIYAGMALGPGIGGAIGSRGFGAAFAASALIVGSAIPLFFLRIGPRSDKSTRARSGGSPLPDLREVVRTPAVLACWTTTFFSSYAWGSLLSFFPLYARDAGISLVHTGLIFTAQAATNALFRIPAGHMLDRGGERRLFFLGGTTLFGSCIALTGAFRGEFPLYLLFAAVGASMAVTFTAVGTVLSESVAIRVRGLAMGGYNTCIYGGFMASAAVTGIVMERWGYAAGFASAGLACIVSTTVAWLPRRTR, via the coding sequence TTGGACAACAACCAGAAAATCCCCCCCGAGTTGACGGCCGCGTGCGGGATCTCGCTCGTCCTGTACCTTGGATCCTACATGCGAATCCCCCTGGTCCCTCTTCTCGCCGGACGGCTCGGGGCCTCCACGAGCGAGGTCGGCTGGATCGGCGCCGCCTCCATGTTTGCTGCGGCCTTCCTCTCCTTCCCGCTGGGGCTGATGTCCGATCGGATCGGGCGGAGATTGCTGATCCTTTCCGGGGTCGCGGTCTCCTGCATGACCTCCGTTCTCCTGCCCGCCGCCCGCGCGCCGCTGCATATCGGGCTGATCTACCTGTTTTCCGGCGTGGGGCTGGCCTGCTTCTCCCCAGCGATGATGTCCCACGTCGCGGACATCGTTCCCGCGCGTTTCCTCGGAAGAGCGTACGGCTGGTACACCGCCGCGATCTACGCAGGGATGGCGCTGGGGCCGGGGATCGGGGGAGCGATCGGCTCCCGGGGGTTCGGCGCCGCGTTCGCGGCGTCCGCGCTGATCGTCGGATCGGCGATTCCCCTGTTCTTCCTGCGGATCGGGCCCCGTTCCGACAAGTCCACCCGAGCCCGGTCCGGGGGGAGCCCACTCCCGGACCTCCGGGAAGTCGTGCGGACGCCCGCGGTTCTCGCCTGCTGGACGACGACTTTCTTCTCCTCCTACGCCTGGGGGTCCCTCCTTTCGTTTTTCCCGCTTTACGCAAGAGACGCGGGGATCTCCCTGGTGCACACGGGCCTCATCTTCACGGCGCAGGCGGCGACGAACGCGCTGTTCCGGATACCGGCGGGGCACATGCTGGACCGGGGGGGAGAGCGACGCCTCTTCTTCCTGGGCGGGACCACGTTGTTCGGGAGCTGCATCGCCCTCACGGGCGCGTTCCGCGGAGAGTTCCCTCTCTACCTGCTGTTCGCGGCGGTGGGCGCCTCGATGGCGGTCACGTTCACCGCGGTCGGGACCGTCCTTTCGGAATCGGTGGCGATCCGCGTGCGCGGGCTGGCGATGGGGGGATATAACACGTGCATCTACGGCGGATTCATGGCATCCGCCGCCGTGACGGGGATCGTCATGGAGCGCTGGGGCTACGCGGCGGGATTCGCCTCCGCTGGACTCGCCTGCATCGTATCGACCACGGTCGCCTGGCTCCCCCGGAGGACCCGGTGA
- a CDS encoding MucR family transcriptional regulator → MEKKLLVELTAEIVSAHASVNEMGSDELLSEMQAVYQKLVALAGAEGEEIEIGAKEVKPAIPVNKAFGADKVVCLVCGKSFTTLKKHIAVSHQMTPKDYRKAFGIPSKTPLVARKYSEAKKKIAQEKGLAGKLAEGRKKRAASKQ, encoded by the coding sequence ATGGAGAAAAAACTGCTGGTGGAGCTGACGGCGGAAATTGTTTCTGCGCACGCTTCCGTAAATGAAATGGGATCGGATGAACTATTAAGCGAAATGCAGGCGGTGTATCAGAAACTGGTGGCACTTGCCGGAGCCGAGGGCGAGGAAATCGAAATCGGCGCCAAGGAAGTCAAGCCGGCCATCCCGGTGAACAAGGCGTTCGGCGCGGATAAAGTGGTTTGCCTTGTCTGCGGCAAGTCGTTCACGACGTTGAAAAAGCATATCGCCGTAAGCCACCAGATGACCCCGAAAGATTACCGGAAGGCGTTCGGAATTCCCTCGAAGACCCCGCTCGTCGCGAGGAAGTATTCGGAAGCGAAAAAGAAAATCGCCCAGGAAAAAGGTCTTGCCGGAAAGCTGGCGGAGGGGAGAAAGAAAAGGGCAGCCTCGAAACAGTAG
- a CDS encoding rhodanese-like domain-containing protein, with the protein MRLRDKVLLVWLAALILAVPAVAPALEIPKIVSADWLEKNANAPDLRIVDIRSGDAYKAGHVPNAFHQPYGTWAVTRDKMDNQVPDDEVLSAILEGAGIGKDTPVVVVGSVDNVAEQVNRTRVAWTLKYAGVGQVGVLDGGSNKWAADRKPQSTEPGKAGAAKGKLAYNKGILVSKADVLSKIGKAVIVDTRTPDFFFGASKLPFVARAGRIPHSVSLPSAWLFTKEGAFRPMADLEGMAEGVVGKDKDAEIIVYCDTGRLASGWWFVLSEVLGYKNVKMYDGSSQEWAGDPNAPMVKYNWK; encoded by the coding sequence ATGAGGCTCCGCGACAAGGTATTGCTTGTATGGCTGGCGGCGCTGATCCTGGCCGTTCCCGCCGTAGCCCCGGCCCTGGAAATCCCGAAGATCGTGTCCGCCGACTGGCTGGAAAAGAACGCGAACGCGCCGGACCTCCGGATCGTCGACATCCGCAGCGGCGATGCTTACAAGGCCGGGCACGTTCCAAATGCGTTCCATCAGCCGTACGGCACCTGGGCCGTGACCCGGGACAAGATGGACAACCAGGTCCCCGACGACGAGGTGCTGAGCGCCATCCTGGAAGGGGCGGGGATCGGGAAGGACACGCCCGTCGTGGTCGTCGGATCCGTCGACAACGTTGCGGAGCAGGTGAACCGGACCCGGGTCGCCTGGACCTTGAAGTACGCCGGGGTCGGGCAGGTGGGCGTGCTCGACGGCGGCTCCAACAAGTGGGCTGCCGACAGGAAGCCGCAATCCACGGAGCCCGGCAAGGCGGGCGCAGCGAAAGGGAAGCTCGCCTACAACAAGGGGATCCTGGTCTCCAAGGCCGACGTCCTTTCGAAGATCGGGAAAGCGGTGATCGTCGACACGCGCACCCCGGATTTCTTCTTCGGCGCGTCGAAGCTCCCGTTCGTGGCGCGCGCGGGCCGCATCCCCCATTCCGTGAGCCTTCCCTCCGCGTGGCTCTTTACCAAGGAGGGGGCGTTCAGGCCCATGGCCGATCTCGAGGGGATGGCCGAGGGCGTGGTGGGCAAGGACAAGGACGCCGAGATCATCGTCTACTGCGATACCGGCCGGCTCGCGTCCGGCTGGTGGTTCGTCCTCTCGGAGGTTCTCGGATATAAAAACGTGAAGATGTACGACGGATCCTCCCAGGAATGGGCGGGCGATCCGAACGCCCCGATGGTCAAGTACAACTGGAAGTGA
- a CDS encoding Fe-Mn family superoxide dismutase gives MPYAAMDYGKLIGMEGFGETLLKNHFTLYQGYVANTNKLSDLLAAMLAEGKTAAPEYAELKRRFGWEWNGMRLHELYFGNLGGKGALDPAWRLGKAVAAEFGSVEKWEADFRAAGAMRGIGWVVLYRDGESGRLFNQWVNEHDVANLAGAAPILVMDVFEHAFMIDYGLKRADYIAAFFRNVDWAAAEARLR, from the coding sequence ATGCCCTACGCCGCCATGGACTACGGGAAGCTGATCGGCATGGAAGGTTTCGGCGAAACGCTGCTGAAGAACCACTTCACCCTCTACCAGGGATACGTCGCCAACACGAACAAGCTTTCGGATCTCCTGGCGGCGATGCTGGCCGAGGGGAAAACGGCCGCTCCCGAGTACGCGGAGCTGAAGCGCCGCTTCGGCTGGGAGTGGAACGGGATGCGGCTGCACGAGCTCTACTTCGGCAATCTCGGGGGGAAAGGCGCGCTGGATCCGGCGTGGAGGCTCGGGAAGGCGGTCGCGGCGGAGTTCGGAAGCGTGGAGAAGTGGGAGGCCGATTTCCGCGCCGCGGGCGCGATGCGCGGCATCGGCTGGGTCGTGCTGTACCGGGACGGGGAGAGCGGCCGGCTCTTCAACCAGTGGGTCAACGAGCACGACGTGGCGAACCTGGCCGGGGCGGCCCCCATCCTCGTCATGGACGTGTTCGAGCACGCCTTCATGATCGATTACGGGCTGAAGCGGGCCGACTACATCGCGGCGTTCTTCCGGAACGTCGACTGGGCAGCGGCAGAGGCCCGCCTGCGCTGA